The Actinobacillus equuli genome includes a window with the following:
- a CDS encoding DNA-binding protein, with translation MRTGFYIVGILKGYKNSSFTNRETGEVKDKHNLGLQLQEPDGYGGYNTSTQEVKLDDRCVNDNLKRTIEQFKNKLVMVLVYPREWAMEGGRKGITYNFDENSTIELVSNTESK, from the coding sequence ATGCGTACAGGTTTTTATATCGTCGGTATTCTCAAAGGATACAAAAATTCATCATTCACTAATCGTGAAACCGGTGAAGTTAAAGATAAGCACAATTTAGGTTTACAGCTTCAAGAGCCTGACGGCTACGGCGGCTACAATACATCAACTCAAGAAGTTAAATTAGATGATCGTTGTGTGAATGACAATCTTAAGCGAACCATTGAACAATTTAAGAATAAATTGGTAATGGTGTTGGTTTATCCACGTGAATGGGCGATGGAAGGTGGTCGTAAAGGGATTACGTACAATTTTGATGAAAACTCAACAATTGAGCTTGTAAGCAACACAGAAAGCAAATAA
- a CDS encoding phage/plasmid replication domain-containing protein, which translates to MLSAKGNANLIYPSCYIKHEELLIHSFDKIKNKFGFDSKEFTYYKKVYDYCEENGVVRFEQKLKSRYLQREGLCYWGLSDFSGLEALQKGFLDMYRRLSVSEVKLETIAEQLVSEGIVDTLRKANTTAYYAMLWANGQNLFLKEAQFKLHRARLRKIGIDIANPCDIEKFQAVRVISCEQIFVKPFKAPDFYQYPSNMPKLRLIA; encoded by the coding sequence TTGTTAAGCGCAAAGGGTAATGCCAATCTGATTTACCCATCCTGCTATATCAAACACGAAGAGCTTTTAATACATTCTTTTGACAAGATTAAAAATAAGTTTGGTTTCGATTCAAAGGAGTTCACTTATTACAAAAAGGTCTATGACTATTGCGAGGAGAATGGAGTAGTCCGATTCGAACAAAAATTAAAATCTCGTTATTTACAACGTGAAGGGCTTTGTTATTGGGGTTTGAGTGATTTTTCGGGTTTAGAAGCATTACAGAAAGGTTTTTTAGATATGTATAGAAGATTAAGTGTCAGTGAAGTGAAACTAGAAACGATAGCGGAACAGCTTGTTTCTGAGGGGATAGTCGATACTTTGCGTAAAGCTAATACGACTGCTTATTACGCTATGTTATGGGCTAATGGACAGAACCTTTTTTTGAAAGAAGCCCAATTTAAATTACATCGCGCAAGATTACGTAAAATCGGGATAGATATTGCAAACCCTTGCGATATTGAAAAATTCCAAGCTGTCCGAGTGATTTCTTGCGAACAGATCTTCGTTAAACCATTTAAGGCCCCGGATTTTTATCAGTATCCAAGCAATATGCCGAAGCTACGGTTGATTGCTTAA
- a CDS encoding phage/plasmid replication domain-containing protein, with protein MNYHIDWLTIEQDFGFEIPESTLASIFDFGVIGIHLDTGEVQQGIRTGKYRHKGSYCDEVSIKVSGSVIRMEGNPSRWNKVENVLGFTDIDSCVSCFNNILFSLKLPLFTRCTEIFHGQGKDGEKVRTFSNGAIIKRLDITTNVSVGRGNERTFLKALSQMRYRNSIGRLHTNGCTVDC; from the coding sequence ATGAATTATCACATTGACTGGCTCACAATAGAACAAGATTTTGGATTCGAGATTCCCGAATCTACGCTTGCGTCTATTTTTGATTTCGGTGTGATAGGCATTCATCTTGATACCGGAGAAGTTCAGCAGGGCATAAGAACCGGAAAATATCGTCATAAAGGCAGCTATTGCGATGAGGTTTCTATCAAGGTTTCCGGTTCCGTTATTCGAATGGAAGGGAACCCAAGCCGTTGGAATAAAGTTGAAAATGTATTAGGTTTTACTGATATTGATTCTTGTGTTTCTTGTTTTAACAACATTCTTTTCTCTCTTAAACTTCCATTATTTACTCGTTGTACAGAGATTTTCCACGGACAAGGCAAAGACGGCGAAAAAGTAAGAACTTTTTCAAACGGTGCCATCATCAAGCGTTTAGACATCACCACTAATGTTTCAGTCGGTCGAGGTAATGAACGTACATTTCTCAAGGCTCTTTCTCAAATGCGTTACCGTAACTCAATCGGTCGATTACACACTAATGGCTGCACAGTCGATTGTTAA